The Microplitis mediator isolate UGA2020A chromosome 8, iyMicMedi2.1, whole genome shotgun sequence genome has a window encoding:
- the LOC130673457 gene encoding acidic mammalian chitinase-like, with protein MRVVIAFATLCLATCAANKKIVCYFGSWSVYRPGNGKFDIGDIDPTLCTHLIYTFVGLENADVKVLDPWQDLPNDYGKNGFGRFNAMREKSPSTKTMVAIGGWNEGSAKYSAMVDNAELRERFADNVVAFVKKWGFDGFDLDWEYPNQRGGSAKDVKNFIELLKVMRQRFDRAGLILSAAVAAAETSASQSYDITEMSKYLDFINLMAYDFHGAWEPYTGLNAQLHASKSDSLETRGLNSEAAVKYWLSKGAPKEKLILGVPTYGRAFTLANPQSHGIGAASLGAGAAGPYTREAGMLGYNEICEMLKKGGWNVNYDEERHAPWAHKDRQWIGFDDVKSINAKAEFAKQMGLGGVMIWSIETDDFHGICGEKYPLLRAINAVFLGGKEASQDQDIVDNNDIPNEVDESNNSDDSTSTSTDNEPIPPPPTPSGNCQVAGPAGVPNSCDFVMCSLNERGELNETPMKCHPSLCFDSEKLVCDWPKKN; from the exons atgCGAGTCGTGATTGCGTTTGCGACACTTTGTTTGGCAACGTGTGCTGCTAACA aaaaaattgtcTGCTACTTTGGTAGCTGGTCAGTTTACCGCCCGGGCAATGGAAAATTTGACATTGGGGACATAGACCCGACGCTGTGTACTCATTTGATTTACACGTTCGTTGGATTAGAAAATGCTGACGTAAAAGTACTTGATCCCTGGCAGGATTTACCGAACGATTATGGCAAGAACGGATTCGGCCGTTTCAATGCAATGCGAGAGAAGAGTCCATCGACCAAGACAATGGTAGCGATCGGTGGCTGGAATGAAGGTTCAGCAAAATACTCCGCGATGGTGGATAATGCGGAATTGAGGGAACGTTTCGCAGACAATGTTGTGGCATTTGTAAAGAAATGGGGCTTTGATGGATTCGATCTCGACTGGGAATATCCTAACCAACGTGGTGGCTCAGCTAAGGACGTTAAGAACTTCATCGAGCTGCTCAAAGTTATGAGACAGAGGTTCGATAGAGCGGGATTGATACTGAGTGCCGCCGTAGCTGCCGCTGAAACGTCGGCATCTCAATCGTATGATATTACTGAGATGAGCAAGTACTTGGACTTTATAAACCTGATGGCTTATGACTTCCACGGTGCCTGGGAACCCTATACTGGTCTCAATGCCCAATTGCACGCTTCCAAAAGTGATTCACTCGAAACCCGTGGATTGAATTCG gaagcAGCAGTCAAGTACTGGTTATCCAAAGGAGCCCCCAAAGAAAAATTGATCCTCGGAGTCCCGACCTACGGACGTGCCTTCACTCTCGCGAATCCCCAATCCCACGGAATTGGAGCCGCTTCCTTAGGAGCTGGTGCCGCAGGACCTTACACCCGAGAAGCAGGAATGCTTGGTTACAACGAAATCTGCGAGATGCTCAAGAAAGGCGGATGGAACGTCAACTACGATGAAGAAAGACACGCCCCATGGGCACACAAGGATCGTCAATGGATCGGTTTCGACGACGTCAA atcgaTAAACGCAAAGGCCGAGTTCGCTAAACAGATGGGTCTAGGTGGTGTCATGATCTGGTCTATCGAAACCGACGACTTCCACGGAATTTGCGGTGAAAAATACCCACTGCTAAGAGCAATCAATGCCGTTTTTCTCGGCGGTAAAGAGGCCTCCCAAGACCAGGATATCGTTGACAATAATGATATTCCCAATGAAGTGGACGAATCAAATAACTCAGATGATTCAACTTCAACTTCAACAGACAACGAACCTATACCTCCACCACCAACTCCCAGCGGTAATTGCCAAGTAGCAGGACCCGCGGGCGTACCAAATTCCTGCGACTTTGTAATGTGTTCTTTAAATGAACGTGGGGAATTAAACGAGACTCCAATGAAGTGTCATCCATCTCTTTGCTTCGATTCTGAAAAACTCGTTTGCGACTGGCCTAAAAAGAATTGA